One part of the uncultured Bacteroides sp. genome encodes these proteins:
- a CDS encoding M3 family metallopeptidase, producing MDLKKIVFILSICSMTYSYAGNVKTDPNPFLSEFKTLYNAPSFDKIKIEHYEPAFLEGIRQQNAQIKAIVSNKAKPTFQNTIVAYDNSGEILRRVGGVFFNLTEAETNDALTALSIKMAPVLSEHSDNISLNKALFKRIKTVYSQRGSLKLTREQERLLELIYKDFVRSGAALDDKKQARLREINKELATLEIDFGNHVLNETNAYQLVISDNKDLAGLPDWLVKSAAEDAKAAGKEGKWIFTLHNASRLPFLQYADNRALREQIYNAYINRANKGDKNDNKAILAKVITLRLEKANLLGFDTFSNFVLDKNMAKSSTKVMDFLNNLWKYSNENARKEAAELQKMMDKEGKGEKLARWDWWYYSEKLRQEKYNLNEDELKPYFKLDNVREGAFAVANKLYGITLTEVKNVPVYHPDVKVFDVKDSKGKHLGLFYVDYFPRAGKRGGAWMNNYKDQHGESRPIICNVASFTKPTGDVPSLLTLDEVQTLFHEFGHALHGLLTKCNYVGVSGTNVTRDFVELPSQIMEHWATEPEVLKMYAKNYKTGEVMPDTLIQKLNKQMLFNQGFMTTELLAAAILDMEFHNLKDAKNLDVVDFEKKVMDKYGLIPEIAPRYRATYFNHIIGGYAAGYYSYLWANVLDSDAFEAFKENGIFDKKTADAFRTNVLEKGGSEDPMVLYKKFRGAEPKLEPMLKNRGLQ from the coding sequence ACTTGAAGAAAATAGTATTTATTTTATCTATTTGTAGTATGACTTACTCGTATGCCGGTAATGTTAAGACAGACCCAAATCCTTTTCTTTCGGAATTTAAAACTTTGTACAATGCTCCTTCTTTTGATAAGATAAAGATAGAACATTATGAACCTGCTTTTTTGGAAGGTATCCGTCAGCAGAATGCTCAAATTAAAGCAATTGTGTCTAATAAGGCAAAGCCAACGTTTCAGAATACCATTGTAGCTTATGATAACAGTGGTGAGATTCTTCGTCGTGTAGGAGGCGTATTCTTTAATTTGACTGAAGCTGAAACAAACGATGCATTGACAGCTCTTTCAATTAAAATGGCTCCGGTTTTATCAGAACATAGTGATAATATCTCTCTGAATAAAGCTCTTTTTAAGAGAATAAAGACTGTTTATTCTCAAAGAGGATCTTTAAAATTAACTCGTGAACAAGAAAGATTATTAGAACTTATTTATAAAGACTTTGTTCGCTCGGGAGCCGCACTTGATGATAAAAAGCAAGCTCGTTTGCGTGAAATTAATAAAGAATTAGCAACTCTGGAAATTGATTTTGGTAACCATGTTTTGAATGAAACTAATGCTTATCAATTAGTTATCAGTGATAATAAAGATCTTGCTGGTTTACCTGACTGGTTGGTAAAGAGTGCTGCAGAAGATGCTAAAGCTGCCGGTAAAGAAGGTAAATGGATTTTTACATTGCACAATGCCAGCCGATTACCATTCTTGCAATATGCAGATAACAGAGCTTTGCGTGAACAGATTTACAATGCTTATATTAACAGAGCGAATAAAGGAGATAAGAACGATAACAAAGCAATTCTTGCAAAAGTTATAACTCTTCGTCTTGAAAAAGCAAATCTGCTTGGATTTGATACTTTTTCAAATTTTGTTTTGGATAAAAATATGGCAAAGAGCTCAACTAAAGTTATGGATTTTCTTAATAATCTTTGGAAGTACTCAAATGAAAATGCAAGAAAAGAAGCTGCAGAGTTGCAGAAAATGATGGATAAAGAAGGCAAAGGTGAAAAACTGGCTCGATGGGACTGGTGGTACTATTCTGAAAAACTTCGTCAGGAAAAATATAATCTGAATGAAGATGAACTTAAACCTTATTTCAAGTTGGACAATGTGCGTGAAGGTGCTTTTGCTGTTGCAAATAAGCTTTATGGAATAACGTTGACTGAAGTGAAGAATGTGCCGGTTTATCACCCTGATGTTAAAGTCTTTGATGTAAAAGATAGTAAAGGTAAACATCTTGGTTTGTTTTATGTAGATTATTTCCCACGTGCCGGTAAACGTGGTGGTGCATGGATGAATAATTACAAAGATCAGCACGGAGAATCTCGTCCTATCATCTGTAATGTTGCCAGTTTCACTAAACCTACAGGTGATGTTCCTTCTTTATTAACATTGGATGAAGTACAAACTCTTTTCCATGAATTTGGGCATGCACTTCACGGACTATTAACTAAATGTAATTATGTAGGAGTATCTGGTACAAATGTAACACGTGACTTTGTTGAACTTCCATCTCAGATAATGGAACATTGGGCTACAGAACCTGAAGTATTGAAAATGTATGCAAAGAACTATAAAACAGGAGAAGTGATGCCGGATACTCTGATTCAGAAATTAAACAAACAAATGCTTTTTAATCAAGGATTTATGACAACAGAACTTCTGGCTGCCGCTATTCTTGACATGGAGTTTCATAATTTGAAAGATGCAAAGAATCTGGATGTTGTTGACTTTGAGAAAAAAGTAATGGATAAATACGGCCTGATTCCTGAAATAGCTCCAAGATACCGAGCTACTTACTTTAATCATATTATTGGCGGATATGCCGCAGGATATTATAGTTATCTATGGGCAAATGTGTTGGACTCTGATGCATTTGAAGCATTTAAAGAGAATGGTATCTTTGATAAGAAAACAGCAGATGCTTTTCGTACAAATGTGCTTGAAAAGGGAGGAAGTGAAGATCCAATGGTGTTATACAAAAAATTCCGTGGAGCTGAACCAAAACTTGAACCAATGTTAAAAAACAGAGGACTTCAATAG
- the secDF gene encoding protein translocase subunit SecDF has protein sequence MQNKGLVKVFAVLLTLVCVFYLSFSFVTRHYMKMAAEYAKGDPKLEQEYIDSLSTEKVWLGNYTLKQCREMEISLGLDLKGGMNVVLEVSVGDVLKALADHKEDAAFNKAVASAQILSEKSQSDFITLFVKEYHKLAPGARLSELFATQQLKDKVTQKSSDSEVEKVIREEVKAAIDNSYNVLRTRIDRFGVVQPNIQSLPDQMGRIMVELPGIKEPERVRKLLQGSANLEFWETYDSKDIVPYFSTVDNTIRLIAEGKGATVAAADTTAKDTTAVAVAKVSAKDSLEAVLKGGKAQKEEKGKVNTAQLASAKKEHPLLSIFQPNTNGYGCIVGYANYRDTAAINKYFAMKQVQDQLPKDLRLKWGVKAADGDKKAQTFELYAIKSTERNGRAPLEGDVVTDAKDTYDQFGKPAVSMSMNSEGSRRWALMTKQNIGKAIAIVLDGYVYSAPNVNSEITGGNSEITGHFTPEESKDLGNVLKSGKMPAPAHIVQEDIIGPSLGQESINAGLISFLVAIVVLMCFMCFMYGFIPGMIANSALIFNLFFTLGILSSFQAALTLSGIAGMVLTLGIAVDANVLIYERTKEELRAGKNVKTALSEGYSNAFSAIFDSNITSIITGVILFYFGTGPIKGFATTLIIGIICSFFTAVFMTRVVYEHFMNKDKLLNLTFSSNLSKKIFVHTHYNFVGSNKKSFFVFGAALVICCVSFALRGLSPSIDFTGGHNYVLQFEKSVEPEQVRTLMASQFGDASVTVIALGTDGKKVRVSTNYRIEESGSNVDSEIEAKLYNAVKDKLLAPGTSLETFKNPDIRTGGSIISSQKVGPSVAKDITIGAIIAVALSLLAIGLYILLRFRDISFSVGSVVGLVVDSVIIAGVFSLFYGRLPFSMEVDQNFIAAILTIIGYSINDKVVIFDRVREFFHLYPKHDRTELFNDSLNTTLARTVNTSICTLLVMLCIFILGAESIRSFAFALMVGIIVGTLTSLFVSAPIAFIMQQKEAKKHAKALEK, from the coding sequence ATGCAAAACAAAGGACTTGTAAAAGTTTTTGCGGTATTGCTCACACTTGTATGTGTGTTCTACCTGTCTTTCTCTTTTGTTACTCGTCATTACATGAAAATGGCTGCCGAGTATGCTAAAGGAGATCCGAAGTTAGAGCAAGAGTACATTGACTCACTGTCAACTGAAAAAGTGTGGTTGGGCAATTATACGCTTAAACAGTGTCGTGAAATGGAGATTAGTTTAGGTCTTGACCTAAAGGGGGGTATGAATGTTGTGCTTGAAGTTTCAGTAGGCGATGTATTAAAAGCATTAGCTGATCATAAAGAAGATGCTGCATTCAATAAAGCGGTAGCTTCTGCTCAGATACTTTCTGAGAAAAGCCAGTCAGACTTTATCACACTTTTCGTTAAAGAATATCATAAATTAGCTCCGGGTGCCAGATTATCTGAATTATTCGCTACTCAGCAGTTAAAAGATAAGGTTACTCAGAAATCTTCTGATTCAGAAGTTGAGAAAGTAATCAGAGAAGAAGTTAAAGCAGCTATTGATAACTCTTATAACGTTCTTCGTACTCGTATCGACCGCTTTGGTGTTGTTCAGCCAAATATTCAGAGCTTACCAGATCAGATGGGCCGTATCATGGTTGAACTTCCAGGTATCAAAGAACCTGAACGTGTAAGAAAATTGCTTCAGGGTTCTGCTAACCTTGAATTCTGGGAAACTTATGACTCTAAAGACATTGTTCCTTATTTCAGCACAGTTGATAATACTATCCGTTTAATTGCAGAAGGAAAAGGTGCTACTGTAGCTGCTGCAGACACTACTGCAAAAGATACTACAGCTGTTGCAGTTGCAAAAGTTAGTGCAAAAGATAGCCTTGAAGCTGTATTAAAAGGTGGAAAAGCTCAGAAAGAAGAAAAGGGCAAAGTAAATACTGCTCAATTGGCAAGTGCTAAGAAAGAGCATCCTTTGTTGTCAATCTTCCAACCTAACACCAATGGTTACGGATGTATAGTAGGATATGCTAATTATAGAGATACAGCTGCTATCAACAAATACTTTGCTATGAAGCAAGTACAGGATCAGCTTCCTAAAGACTTAAGATTGAAATGGGGTGTTAAAGCTGCTGATGGCGATAAGAAAGCTCAGACTTTTGAACTTTATGCAATTAAATCTACAGAACGTAACGGACGTGCTCCATTAGAAGGTGATGTAGTAACAGATGCAAAAGATACTTATGATCAATTTGGCAAACCAGCTGTAAGCATGTCTATGAACTCTGAAGGTTCAAGAAGATGGGCATTGATGACAAAACAGAATATTGGTAAAGCAATTGCCATTGTTTTGGATGGTTATGTATATTCAGCTCCAAATGTAAATAGTGAAATTACTGGCGGTAATTCTGAAATTACTGGTCACTTCACTCCAGAAGAATCTAAGGACTTGGGAAATGTGTTGAAGTCTGGTAAAATGCCGGCTCCTGCACACATTGTTCAGGAAGATATCATTGGTCCATCATTGGGTCAGGAATCAATCAATGCTGGTCTTATTTCTTTCTTAGTTGCAATTGTTGTTTTGATGTGCTTCATGTGCTTTATGTATGGATTCATTCCAGGTATGATTGCCAACTCAGCTTTGATCTTTAACTTGTTCTTCACGTTAGGTATCCTATCTTCGTTCCAGGCCGCGTTAACTCTGTCAGGTATTGCCGGTATGGTGTTGACACTTGGTATTGCTGTCGATGCGAACGTACTTATCTACGAACGTACAAAAGAAGAATTAAGAGCTGGTAAAAATGTTAAAACTGCTTTGTCTGAAGGTTATTCAAATGCATTCTCTGCAATCTTCGACTCAAACATTACTTCAATTATTACAGGTGTTATCCTGTTCTATTTTGGTACAGGTCCTATCAAAGGTTTCGCAACTACATTGATCATTGGTATCATCTGTTCATTCTTTACAGCAGTATTTATGACACGTGTGGTTTACGAACACTTCATGAACAAAGATAAGTTGTTGAATCTTACATTCTCTTCTAATCTTTCTAAGAAGATATTCGTTCATACACATTATAACTTTGTTGGTTCTAATAAGAAATCATTCTTTGTATTTGGTGCTGCTTTGGTAATCTGCTGTGTTTCTTTTGCACTTCGTGGATTGAGCCCAAGTATTGATTTTACTGGTGGACATAATTATGTACTTCAATTTGAAAAATCAGTTGAGCCAGAACAAGTAAGAACATTAATGGCTAGCCAGTTTGGCGATGCTTCTGTTACTGTTATTGCTCTTGGTACTGATGGAAAGAAAGTTCGTGTAAGTACTAACTACCGTATTGAAGAAAGCGGAAGCAATGTAGACTCAGAAATTGAAGCTAAGCTTTATAACGCAGTAAAAGATAAGTTACTTGCTCCAGGAACTTCTCTTGAAACATTCAAGAATCCTGATATCCGTACCGGTGGTAGCATTATTAGTTCTCAGAAAGTAGGGCCAAGTGTTGCAAAAGACATCACTATCGGAGCTATTATTGCTGTTGCTCTTTCTTTGTTAGCTATCGGACTTTATATCTTACTACGATTTAGAGATATATCTTTCAGTGTTGGTTCTGTTGTGGGATTGGTTGTAGACTCAGTAATAATTGCTGGTGTATTCTCCCTATTCTATGGTAGATTGCCATTCTCTATGGAGGTTGACCAGAACTTCATTGCTGCCATCTTAACAATCATTGGTTATTCTATTAATGATAAGGTGGTAATCTTTGACCGTGTTCGTGAGTTCTTCCACTTGTATCCAAAGCATGACCGTACTGAGTTGTTCAATGACTCATTGAATACTACTCTTGCTCGTACTGTAAATACTTCAATTTGTACATTGTTAGTAATGTTATGTATCTTCATCTTAGGTGCTGAATCTATTCGTAGTTTCGCATTCGCATTGATGGTTGGTATCATCGTTGGTACTCTTACATCACTCTTTGTTTCTGCTCCTATTGCATTCATTATGCAACAGAAAGAAGCTAAGAAGCATGCAAAAGCTCTAGAAAAATAA